A stretch of DNA from Candidatus Poribacteria bacterium:
TTCGATATTGAAGTGGTATTCCTCTACCCGTGGGCGGTGGTGTTTAAGAAGTTCTCTGAGACGAGCGGTTTATTTATCTTAATTGAAATGCTGGTATTTATCGGCATTCTTCTTCTGGGCTATATCTATGCCTGGAGGAAAGGAGGCTTAACATGGGATTAGATTTTGTTGGACAAGGTGCCGGGGAAACGGATGGCAATATCATCACCACGACTATTGATAAAGTCGTTAACTGGGGACGAAAGAACTCGTTGTGGCCGATGCCGTTCGGGACAGCGTGCTGTGCAATTGAGATGATGGCGACCTTGGCTTCCAAATTTGACCTTTCTCGGTTCGGTTCTGAGGCGATCCGCTTTTCACCGCGCCAATCCGATCTACTCATCGTTTCCGGCAGAATCTCCATCAAAATGATGCCGGTGCTGAAACGTATCTATGACCAGATGCCGGATCCGAAGTGGGTGATTTCGATGGGAGCATGCGCTTCCTGTGGTGGTGTGTTTGATACCTATACCCTCATCCAAGGTGTCGATCAGTTCATCCCTGTGGATGTATACATTCCTGGATGTCCACCACGCCCCGAAGACCTCATTGATGCGGTGCTACAGGTGCAGCAGAAAATCACCAGCGGTGCTTCACCCAAAGGAGTAGAGGTTATTTATGAATGAAGAGAAAGAAGTTGAAGAACAATCGAAACCTCTTGTCCTTGAAAAGTTGGAAACACATCATTCAGATGCGCTTTTAGCACAAGACGAAGCGCGCGGCACCATCGTTGTTGTTGTCCGTAAAGATCAGGCTTACGCTGTTTTAGAATATCTGAAAACAGATCCCGAACTCGCTTATACTTTTCTCGTTGATGTTACTGCTCTGGACAATTCGCAGATGGAATCCGAGTTGATACAGTTTGACTACGCGAGGTTCATGATCGTCTACCAGCTCTATTCCTATCAAGGGCAGTGTCGTATTCGAGTAAAGGTACCTGTGCATGAAAACGACCTGAGCGTCGTATCTGTCACTGGGTTGTGGCAGGGCGCGAATTGGTTGGAGCGCGAAACTTATGACATGTTTGGTATCAATTTTGAGGGGCACCCTGATCTACGTCGGATTTTGATGCCTGATGATTTTGAAGGATACCCGCTTCGGAAGGATTATCCGCTCCGTGGACGCGGCGAACGTGAACGCTTTAATTTTGATAAGCAGAATGTGTAAAAAAAGCGGTCGGCAGTCAGCAGTCAGCAAAGAATAGAAGTGTTCTGTACGTTTGTGTCTTTACTGATGACTGATGTCTATAAAAAAGGAGTACTCTATGCAAGGTGGGCTGGAACGAGCGACAGGCGAAAAGATGGTTCTCAACTTCGGTCCGCAACATCCGGCGACACATGGCACGCTTCGCATCGTGTTAGAACTTGATGGTGAATCTGTCTTGAAAGCGACACCACATGCTGGCTACCTGCACACCGGATTCGAGAAACTCGGTGAACATCTGGATTACAACCAGTACATTGTTGTGACAGATCGGATGAACTATTTGTCGCCACTGTCGAACAATTTCGGATATGTACTTGCCGTCGAACAGCTGCTCGGCATTGAAGTCACAAAACGGTGTCAATATATTCGTATTTTAATGGCGGAACTCTCACGGCTGGCAGATCACCTGCTATGGTTGGGAACCGCTGCACTCGATTTAGGGGCATTTTCGGTATTCCTCTATAGTTTCCGCGAACGTGAGAAGTTGTATAGCATCTTTGAAAAGACGACTGGAGCACGGTTGACGACGAGTTATACCCGCGTCGGCGGCGTTCTCCGAGATTTGTATGATGGGTGTGAAGAAGATATCCGTCAATTCATCGGCAACTTCCCAAAGGCACTAAAAGAGACCCATACCCTGCTCACACGGAATCGGATCTGGATGGATCGCACGAAAGGTGTTGGAGCCATTTCAGCTGATGATGCCATTAATTATGGCTTGACAGGTCCCTGTCTCCGAGCCACCGGCGTTGCACATGACATCCGGAAGGCTGAGCCGTATTCAAGTTACGATGAAGTTACCTTTGATGTACCAGTTGGAAGTAACGGCGATGCTTATGACCGCTACCTCGTTCGGATGGAGGAGATGATTCAGAGTTGTGGCATCGTTACCCAAGTACTGGACAATATGCCTGACGGACCGGTCAATCTTGAAGATAACAAGGTTACAATGCCGGACAAGCCCGATGCTTATGGACATATTGAGGGATTAATCCATCACTTTAAGATTGTTATGGACGGACACGGCGTGCAGCCGCCACAAGGCGAACACTATTGTGCGACCGAATCACCGAACGGCGAACTCGGTTTTTATATAGTCAGCGATGGCAGCGGCACCGCTTATCGTATTCGTATCCGTCCGCCGAGTTTCCTGCACTTCCAGGCACTGCCGCGTATGTTAGAGGGTGGAATGGTTTCTGACACTGTAGCAGTATTGGGGAGTCTCAATGTCATCGCGGGTGAATTAGATCGGTAACTTTGTCAGAGTCTACTGTCTGTTTTAGGAGGTGTCAATGGAACTCAAAGGCATTATGCTTTTCGTCAAAGACATGAAGACTGTCATCGCGTTTTATAGGGATGTCATCGGATTGACTCCTGACGAAGATCAACCGTTCCCGGAACACCGTTTTTTTCGCTTTAACGCAGGTGCTTGCACGTTGTGTCTCCATAGTGCCAGCAAACCCAACGAAGGGAGACAAAAACTGATGTTTCACGTTGAAAGCGTCAGTGCCGTTCATCAGCACATAAAGTCGAAAGGGAAACGGTTACGGAAACTTGAGAACGACGATGGGCATGCCATTTTCGATATCCGCGATCCAGAAGGCAACCGTATTCAGTTTTATGGCAACTACTAATTATGGCTAAGGTCCGCCAAAATTCAAAACTGAAATTAATGCAAAATTTGCATTCAGATCGGACTTTTCTGCACTATAGTAAATTCAACGCCGCACCAGACATAGAAAGGCATAGAAGCACTTTTAGAGATGATAAAAAAGTCCGATTAAACGTCCGATCTATGGACATTCACCATGTAAGATTAGGAGTGGTTTCTAACCGGCATGGCTACCAAGAAATGCCTTATATCGAACTCACATTAGATAAAGTAATTTTGAAGGGAGTGGACTTAAATTCCATGAAACTAAAAGTCGTTATCCACAAAGCTGAAGAAGGCGGATATTGGGCGGAAGTCCCATCAATCGTCGGTTGTGCTACACAAGGTGACACTTTTGAAGAATTACTTGAAAACATTTATGAAGCAATTGAAGGGTGTTTATCCGTAGATGTTAACACTGAATTGGTAGAAAGAAGATGAAAACCAAGCGATTTCTGGAATAAAATTATAGAAAAGAAACTATTAGAAACCCAATTTGCGCTTTGTATCGAAAACAAAGGTTGTGAAGACATAGAGAAACGAAAATTCTACCAAATTTTGCCTGATGAAGAAGCAGCGCGTGAGGGATATCTCCGGGTCGTTGATGAATCTCAGGAGGACTACTTATATCCTGAATCCTATTTCATTTTTGTTAAGCTGCCTCGCAAAGTACAGGAGGCATTCGTAGCAAAGGAAAATCTAATAGATGTCAGATGAACTCATTCAAATCGAAACGCCTTTCGCGTTTAACGAAGAAAATCAGCGTGAATTCGACGAATTGATAGGGCGGTATCCTATTAAGGAGGCGGCGATGCTGCCGACGCTCCATCTCGCCCAGAATCAGGCAGGCTATATCACTCCTGCTGTCATGAAGTATGTCGCAGAGCAACTTGAAGTCTCCGTGATGAAAGTTAAGGATGTCGTCACTTTCTATCCGATGTTTTTTGAAGAACCGGTGGGACAGTACGTGATTCGGGTCTGCCATACGTTACCTTGTGCGTTGCGGGACTGTAAAGTCGTTTTGGACCATCTTAAGACGAAACTCAACACAGATGTCGCTTCCGAAACCAACCTCGCGAAAGGTACAACAGCTGATGGTAAATTCACGCTCATGAAAGTAGAATGTCTCGCCTCATGCGATGTTGCCCCTGTCATTATGGTGAATGGCGATTTACATAAAAATTTAACCCCGGAAAAGGTTGATGAGCTTTTAGCGACGCTTGCGAGCTAAAACTTGCTATACTAAAGTAGACAATTTGTAGAGGAGAAGGTATGGTTGAAGAAAGACGGATTCTCTACGAGCATCTGGATGTACCTGATATTAACACGTTCGATGTCTTTCGGCAATATGATGGCTACACCCGTTTTGAGAAGGCAATTGCGGAATATCAACCTGAAGAGATCGCTAAAATGGTGTTGGATTCAGGCTTGAAAGGCAGAGGCGGTGCCGGTTTTTCTACTGGGGAAAAATGGAGTTTTGTCCCAAGGGATATAAAGCCCTGCTACCTCTGTTGCAACGCCGATGAAAGCGAACCAGGGACATTCAGTAACCGTTACGTCTTGGAGAAAAATCCACACCTATTGATTGAAGGTATCCTGATCTGCTGCTATGCCATGGGCATTGAGACAACTTACGTCTACATTCGGGGTGAATTTACGCTCGGTAAAAAGATGTTGGATGCTGCCATCAAGGAGGCTTATGAGAAAGGTTACCTCGGCAAAGACATTCGTGGCACGGGACTCAACATTGACATCTATACACACCCGGGAGCCGGTGCCTATATCTGTGGCGAGGAGACGGGATTAATTGAATCGCTTGAGGGCAAACGCGGGCAGCCTCGAAACAAACCGCCGTTCCCTGCTGTCGAAGGTGTGTTCAGAAAACCCACCGTCGTGCAGAATGTTGAGACCTTATGCAATCTCCCTTTCATTATCGGTAATGGTGTTGAATGGTATACTCAGATGGGACCGACGTATGCCGATACGCGGTTTGATCCGCCGAAACCTGATGCCAATACAGGCACGAAACTTTACTGTATCAGTGGCGATGTTAATGAACCGGGTGTTTATGAACTTGATCTCGGCTTGACGTGTACAGAACTCATTGAGGTCGCAGGTGGTTTGCGTGGCGAGGAGGTAAAAGCGGTAATCCCGGGTGGCAGTTCTGCCCCGATTTTGACGCACTATGAGTTAGACACGCGACTCGATTTTACCTCGCTTACACTCGCCAAGTCGATGCTCGGTTCCGGTGGTATCATCGTTATGAACGAAACCCGGAATATCGTGGATTGCTTGCTCAACATCATGAAGTTCTATGCGCATGAATCGTGCGGACAGTGCACACCGTGTCGTTGGGGGACACCGTGGGTGCGCGATATTGTTCAACGAATTGCCGATGGAAACGGACGAAAAAGCACCATTACACGACCCAAATTCGGGATCGCTGAAGGTGGCAGATGGGGTGATACCGGCGAAACGGAAGAAATCTACGAAGACTTAGATCTATTGGAGAGTGTCGCCAATAACATTGCGAATGTAGACACGATGACATGGAATACGATTTGTGTCTTTGGCATTGCTGTCTCGTGGCCAGCCGTGAGTTATATGCGCAAATTCCGTCCCGAATTTGAAGCCGCCATCCGTGAAGGTAAACTCGTCACCCTGCCTGTTGCCGAGGCGACAGTCCCACCGGAGGAAAACTACGCGTATCAACAGCGGTTTATTCCCAAAGAGTTCGCTGACCTGTAGGGCTCGCAGCTTAGTCTGGGAATAGACGAAATCCATTCCTTGTCTTACGTTTTTCGCTTGTATATTGTAGAACAAAGGACGTAGCTCGTAATGAAATGGAGAGCGGGTTAGAGAAAAGAGCGTGACATCCCAAGCCCACGTTGTTTAACCGCAAGGAAAATTAAAAAAATGGCATTTATTAAACTGAATGACCTTGAGATAGAGGTTGAAGATGGAACGAATGTAGTCGAGGCAGCAAGAGAACACGGCATTGAGGTGCCTCACTACTGTTATCACCCCGGATTGACCCGTCCTGCAAATTGCAGAATGTGTCTTGTTGAGCCACACGAATTCTTTCCACCTGCTGGGGCGATTGTTCCGGCACGGCAACTCGCGACAGGATGCACAATGGTGCTGAGAACAGCACCTCCGGAAAGGAAACTTGACGGAAAGTACGATTCCATTGTCTATACAGATAGTCCGCGCGTCAAAAAGGCACGCGAGGATATACTGGAATTTCTGCTCGTGCATCACCCACTTGACTGTCCCGTCTGTGATCAGGCTGGTGAATGCGATTTACAAGACTATAGTTATCGGCATGGACATGATAAAAGCCGGTATATTGAGGTCAAAAATGTTCCACCCAAGAAAGACTTGGGACCGGATGTGCTCCTCTACTCAACGCGCTGTGTCGTCTGTACCCGGTGTATCCGATTTGCGGAAGAGGTTTCAGGAACCGGTGAGTTAGGCTTAATTAACCGCGGTTCCCACGATGAAATTGATATTCCGCGAAGCCACGAAGGCGTTCCTTTGCAGGTATTAGATAACAAGTTGGCGGGCAATGTCGTTGACATTTGCCCCGTCGGGGCATTGATCAGCAAAGATTTCCTGTTCAAGTCTCGTCCGTGGTTTATGGAGAAGGCGAACAGTGTCTGTTCAGGATGTAGTGTCGGTTGTAATATTACTGTAGAGTATAAAGCCGATGGTGTATATCGACTCAAGCCGCGCTTCCATGAGGATATCAACCAACATTGGATGTGTGACGATGGTCGTCTCGGTTACCACTATGTAAATAGTGATGACCGACTTCAACTTCCGCTTAAACGCGTAGATGATGACCTCTCTCCGACACATTGGGCGGATGCCTTATCAATAATTACAGAAAAGTTGTCGGAAGCGGAAGCTGAGGATATCGTGGTTATTGGCTCTGCCCAAGGCACGAATGAAGACAATTACGTTTTACAACAGTTTGCACATGATGTCCTGAAGACAACGCAATTGGGACTTTTCGGGCAGTCGCCGGGTGAAGAACATAAATTCCCACAATTTACAATTGAAGCGGACAAGAATCCGAATACCGCTGGTGCGCGAACGATACTCGGTTCCGCGAACGGGAACGTCGTTTTAGAAGGCGACGCGCTTTGGGAGAAGGTATCGGATGCCAAAGTGGTTTACCTTGTTAGCGGCGCGTCTGAACGTATCCTTGAGGATGCCGAAAAAGCTGCATTAGAGAGTGTCGATTTTCTTATCGTGCAGGACGTTTTACCATCAGAGGTGACGCAATTAGCAGATGTGGTGTTGCCCGGAACGACCTTCGCGGAGAAAGATGGCACTTTCACCAATTCGACGGGTTGGGTACAACGGATTCGCAAAACAATTGATCCACCGGGTGAAGCGCGTATAGATTGGGAGATTACACAGCAGCTTGCCAAGCAGTTAGGTGGTGAGATGAACTACCACTTTGCTGGTGAGATTGCGCTCGCGATTGCTGAAAATGTGCCAGGCTATACTGACGCAACACATCAGAAAATTGGGGATGCGGGAATTAAGTTAACCTAAGCCTGTAGCCTTTCGGAACTACTAAGAAGGAGAAAATATGCCTCTTCTCGTTTTAATCCTCAGTTCAGTCATTAAGATTGTCATTATTGTCCATCTGTTGCTTATTGGTGTGATGGCAATGATCTGGTCGGAACGTCGGGTGAGCGGATGGATGCAGGATCGGTTGGGACCGAACCGTGTAGGACCACAAGGACTGCTCCAACCTATCGCAGACGGGCTTAAGTTCCTGTTTAAAGAGGATCTCATTCCAGATCACGTGGATAAACCTCTTTATGTACTTGCCCCCGCAATGCTGTTGGTTCCAGCACTTGTTACAGTCGCAGTCGTCCCATTTGGGAACGCTATCACGCTATTTGGGTATGAAATACCACTCCAAATCGCAGACATCAACATCGGCATTCTGTATGTTTTGGCGATAACGTCCCTTGGGGTCTATGGCGTTGTGCTTGGGGCGTGGGCATCAAATAATAAGTACTCGCTTTTGGGTGGTTTGCGTTCGTCGGCGCAGATGATTAGTTACGAGTTGACACTGGGGTTAGCGATTATTGGTGTTTTGATGCTGACAAGTTCGCTCAGCCTTCGGACGATCGCAGTAGAACAGGGGGCGTATCCGTGGCAATGGAACTTCTTAATTCACTTCCCCGCATTTCTTGCATTCACGACGGCGATGTATGCGGAAACGAACCGCTTACCCTTTGACCTTGCTGAAGCGGAACAGGAACTCGTCGCGGGGTATCACACCGAATACAGCAGCATGAAATTTGCGATGTTTTTCATGGCAGAATATATGAACATGATTGTCGGTTCCGCTGTGACGGTAACACTTTTTTTAGGCGGATGGCATTTCTTCGGCTTGGAAAACGTCGGAGGTCCTGTGTGGAGTGGACTTATCTCGTTCGGTATCTTCTTTGCCAAGACAGCGATTTTCCTGTTCGTGTTTATTTGGGTCCGCTGGACACTGCCTCGGTTCCGCTACGATCAGCTCATGAACTTAGGTTGGAAATTCCTGTTACCTGTTGCCTTGAGTTCAATTGTCGTAACCGGTACCTTATGGATAACGACTGGCTCTCGTTTGGTCGTAGGTATCGGCAACGTGATTGCGGCGTTCATCGTTGTGTCGATTGTAGCAGGACTGCTTGTCATGAACAGGACACCTGAACCAGCAATACAGGATGGTGACCGGCAAATTACACCCAGCGCACTAGACGCGATAAAATAGGAGGCGGGCGGATGAATCCAGAACAGATTCTATTTATTCTCTTTGGAGCAGTCTCACTGATTGGCGCAATTGCTGTGATTTCGTTTCGACATCCAATTTATAGCGCGCTTTCGTTGATTGTAACGTTTTTTGCACAAGCCGGGTTGTTTGTACTGTTAGGTGCCCACTTCGTTGCGGCTGTCCAGGTAATCGTCTATGCCGGCGCAATCATGGTACTGTTTCTCTTTGTGATTATGCTCCTAAACCTCGGCACACTCTCGGCGAAAGGGGCTATTAGTGGGAAACTAAAAGGTTTCGCGATAATCTTGGGTATTCTTTTTGCTGCTGAAGGCATCTATATCGCAGTGAATGCACTCAACGATACCGCTGTTGCATCTGCACAGACTGCTGCGGAAACGGTAACGACGACAACTTATGATATTGGTGAACTCTTGTTCAGCAAGTACCTCTTACCGTTTGAAGTCACCTCACTTATTTTGTTGGCGGCGTTGATTGGTGTTATCGTCTTAGTGAAACGTGAAAGTCAAGAAGAAAACTAAGGAGTAGTTATCAGTTATCAGTTATCAGTTATCAGTTAAGAGGTGCCTTGGTTCAATCATAACCCTCTTTAACTGACGACTGACAACTGAGGACTGACAACTAATAAACTATTTATGCCATTAGAATATTACCTTGTTTTGAGTGCACTCCTGTTTACAACGGGGGTCATCGGAGTCCTCATCCGTAGGAATGCCATTATTATTTTTATGTGTATCGAACTGATGCTGAATGCGGCGAACCTTGCCTTTGTAGCAATCAGTCGTAGCCTCGGTGAGGCGACGGGACAGGTATTTGTTTTCTTCGTGATGACCGTTGCAGCTGCCGAGGTCGCAATTGGTCTCGCGATCATTGTGAGTGTTTTCAAACATCGGCAGACGATTAACGTGGATGAAGTTAATTCATTGAAAGGTTAAGCAAAATTGGTTATCGGTTAAAGAGGACTCTGATTTGATAAATCCACTTCTTAACCGAAGAACAAAACAGTAGTCTGAAACGAAGTGGAAGACGGATTTAAGCATGGCCCCTTGAAACGACAAACCCATTTGATTAACGGCAAGGAAAATTAAAAATATGTCACAAGAACTAATTGTTGTTCTGTTAGTTGCCCCACTTGTCGGGTTTCTGATTAACGGATTGCTTGGAAAATGGCTAAAAGGTAACGAGAAACTAAGTGGGTGGATAGGTTCGCTTGCAGTGCTTATCTCCTTAGTCTGTTCGATTATCGCCTTTACCAGTGTGTACGGTGGTGCTGCCCCGTTTGATGAAACGCTTTATGAATGGATTACGGGCGAGTCGTTTGCTTTCAATATCGGATTCCGTGTAGACGCGCTAACAACGGTAATGTTGTTGGTCATCACAGGTGTTGGGTTCCTCATCCACGTATATTCGATCGGCTACATGCACGGCGATGAAGGATATACCCGCTATTTTGCCTACCTGAATCTGTTTGTTTTCGCAATGCTAATTCTCGTCCTCGGCAACAACTACCTGATGATGTTTGTTGGATGGGAAGGTGTCGGACTCTGCTCTTATCTACTGATCGGGTTCTGGTATGACAAGCAATCAGCAACGGATGCTGGGAAAAAGGCGTTTATTGTGAACCGGATTGGTGACTTCGGCTTCTTGTTGGGGATGTTTACGCTGTTTGCAGCCTTCGGAACCCTTGATTTCGGGGCAATGTTTGAAGCTGCTGAAGCAGATAATTTCCAGAAAGTCTTTGGAGCGAGTACCCTCGCGATTGCAACGCTTCTACTCTTTGTCGGTGCTGTCGGTAAATCGGCACAAATCCCCCTCTATGTATGGCTACCGGACGCGATGGAAGGTCCCACACCTGTTAGTGCATTGATTCACGCTGCGACAATGGTGACAGCGGGCGTATATATGATCGCACGCTCGGCTGTGCTTTATGACATCGCGCATACCGGTGAGGTTGTCGCATGGATTGGTGTCCTGACAGCGTTCCTCGCTGCAACAATAGCACTCGCACAAAACGATATTAAACGCATCCTCGCTTATTCGACCGTGAGCCAACTCGGCTATATGTTCGTTGGCGTTGGGGTTGGTGCTTATGCATCCGGTGTTTTCCACTTGGTAACGCATGCCTTCTTTAAGGGGTTGATGTTCCTTACCGCCGGAAGTGTAATGCACGCAATGGCGAATGAATTGGATATGCGAAAGATGGGCGGCTTGAAGGCGAAGATGCCGATAACGCATTGGACATTTTTGATCGGGGCACTTGCCATTGCAGGATTTCCGTTTCTGAGTGGCTTCTGGAGCAAGGATGAAATCCTACACAGTGCCTGGAGCAGCTCTCCCATAATTTACGTTATCGGATTAGTGACAGCGTTCCTAACAGCGTTTTATATGTTCCGTCTCATCTTTGTGACGTTTTATGGTGACTCTCGCGTTGAATCTGAAGTTGAATCGCATCTGCACGAATCACCGCCAGTTATGTGGCTGCCGTTGGCGATTTTAGCGATTCCTTCTGCTTTGATCGGATTACTATTGGGCTGGGGTGGACATGAAAGTTGGTTCCATCATTTCACGAAGAGCGTTTTTCCAGAAGCACATCATGATGCATCGGGGAATGTTATCTTGTTTATGGTAATTTCATCAGTTGTCGGTTTGGCAGGTATTGCGTTTGCATGGACGCGTTATAGTAAACGGGTGCCGTCTGACGAACCTACCAATGCATTGCATAAGTTTGTTGCAAATAAGTACTATGTTGATGAGGTTTATAACTCGCTTATTGTGCAACCGATCAAGAATGCTTCTCACTATCTATTGTGGCGGATTGTAGATAACGGCGTTATCGACGGAATTGTCAATGGTGTGGCTGTTATCATTCGGGTAATTGGTGGAACATTACGACGACTCCAGACAGGACTCGTCCAGGCTTATATCGTGTCAATGGTTTTGGGAATTGTGTTATTCCTTGCCTACTATCTATTTTTTGCTTAGGTTGATTGGATTTTGATGTGGCGCGAGATATTTCTACCTTGCAATCCTTTTTTAGGCAGTGCTAACGGAGAGAGAAAATGGAAAAGAGCGCTTTTCGACCGCGGGATATAATCAACAAAGAGGTTGCTGGCATCTGCGGTGTTGGGAGGTTAACAGATAAGGCACGAGCCTCACATGCTGGTGAAATCGGAAATTATAAATACGGTGCTGAATCCACACAAGATACAGGAATTTTGTCCTTTCTCGGCATTTCAGCGGAGGCTTTTCAGGAAGCCGCTGTGTGTATTGACAATGATGTCAAGCTTGGAGCATGGATTCTGGATAACTCCAAGAAGTCATCTGAGGAAATATCGGCGTTCAATCGTAAGATGAAAATTTGGTGGCAGAACAACATGCCGAGTGACGACTTTTCAAAACGTCGCCGCAAATTAGCTGAAAAAGATGAAGACCGTTGGCTTTTTTGGTTCTTCCCTTCGGCGTGGCTCTGGAAACGTTTTTTTAAATAGCAACTTATTCCTTCGAGAGAAGATCCCGGCTGGCGTACGCCAAGTTGGGGCAAACTGTTACATACAGAGGCTCTTAACCGACGATTGACAACCGATAACCGATAACCATTAAAACGGAGGTTTCCTTGTTACTTTCAATAGTCATTTTTTTACCATTACTTGGCGTGATAGCAATTGCATTGCTCAGGGGACTCGGCGCAACCGCTGTGAAAGGCCTCGCGCTTGTCATTGGGCTTCTGACGTTTGTTATCTCGTTGGGGCTTTATACCGGGTTTGACGCAACCACTGCAACATTCCAGAATGTCACTCAAGAAGAGTGGATCCCCGGTTTAGGCACAAAATACCACATCGGTATTGATGGTATTTCGCTGTGGTTAGTGTTGTTGACGACGTTCCTGACCCCAGTGTGTATCCTTGCTGCATGGAATTCGGTGGAAAAAGGGTTAAGCGGCTTTATGATGTCGCTTCTTGCACTTGAAACTGGAATGTTGGGTGTCTTCTGTGCTTTGGATCTGTTCCTCTTTTTCGTCTTTTGGGAGGCGATGTTGATCCCGATGTACTTCCTCATCGGTATCTGGGGTGGGGAACGTCGGATTTACGCTACGGTGAAGTTCGTCCTTTATACGATGGCAGGCAGTGCGCTTATGCTCGTTGGTATTTTAGCACTGTACTTCCAAAACAATAACAGTTTTGACTTCACAACGCTCAGCGGTCCATTTGAACATTCGCATCTGTTATTCCTTGCGTTTTTTATCGCGTTTGCGATTAAGGTACCCCTGTTTCCGTTCCATACGTGGCTCCCAGATGCCCACGTTGAAGCACCTACGGTAGGGAGTGTAATCCTTGCCGGAGTCCTACTGAAGATGGGAACTTATGGGATCGTCCGATTTTGTCTGCCGCTTTTTCCCGATGCCGCGACGCAATTCACACCTTTGATAGTGACCCTCTCGGTCATCGGCATCATCTATGGTGCGTTGGTGGCAATGGTGCAACCAGATCTAAAAA
This window harbors:
- the nuoK gene encoding NADH-quinone oxidoreductase subunit NuoK, with translation MPLEYYLVLSALLFTTGVIGVLIRRNAIIIFMCIELMLNAANLAFVAISRSLGEATGQVFVFFVMTVAAAEVAIGLAIIVSVFKHRQTINVDEVNSLKG
- a CDS encoding NADH-quinone oxidoreductase subunit J; protein product: MNPEQILFILFGAVSLIGAIAVISFRHPIYSALSLIVTFFAQAGLFVLLGAHFVAAVQVIVYAGAIMVLFLFVIMLLNLGTLSAKGAISGKLKGFAIILGILFAAEGIYIAVNALNDTAVASAQTAAETVTTTTYDIGELLFSKYLLPFEVTSLILLAALIGVIVLVKRESQEEN
- the nuoH gene encoding NADH-quinone oxidoreductase subunit NuoH — translated: MPLLVLILSSVIKIVIIVHLLLIGVMAMIWSERRVSGWMQDRLGPNRVGPQGLLQPIADGLKFLFKEDLIPDHVDKPLYVLAPAMLLVPALVTVAVVPFGNAITLFGYEIPLQIADINIGILYVLAITSLGVYGVVLGAWASNNKYSLLGGLRSSAQMISYELTLGLAIIGVLMLTSSLSLRTIAVEQGAYPWQWNFLIHFPAFLAFTTAMYAETNRLPFDLAEAEQELVAGYHTEYSSMKFAMFFMAEYMNMIVGSAVTVTLFLGGWHFFGLENVGGPVWSGLISFGIFFAKTAIFLFVFIWVRWTLPRFRYDQLMNLGWKFLLPVALSSIVVTGTLWITTGSRLVVGIGNVIAAFIVVSIVAGLLVMNRTPEPAIQDGDRQITPSALDAIK
- a CDS encoding NADH-quinone oxidoreductase subunit M, whose translation is MLLSIVIFLPLLGVIAIALLRGLGATAVKGLALVIGLLTFVISLGLYTGFDATTATFQNVTQEEWIPGLGTKYHIGIDGISLWLVLLTTFLTPVCILAAWNSVEKGLSGFMMSLLALETGMLGVFCALDLFLFFVFWEAMLIPMYFLIGIWGGERRIYATVKFVLYTMAGSALMLVGILALYFQNNNSFDFTTLSGPFEHSHLLFLAFFIAFAIKVPLFPFHTWLPDAHVEAPTVGSVILAGVLLKMGTYGIVRFCLPLFPDAATQFTPLIVTLSVIGIIYGALVAMVQPDLKKLVAYSSVSHLGFVVLGLFSKTSQGIEGSVLQMINHGLSTGALFLLVGMIYERRHSRMIVDFGGLAKRMPVFATIFMIVTLSSIGLPGLNGFVGEFMILAGSFVTDAFSKWYVVFAATGVILAAVYMLWMFQRVMFGTLDKTNEELPDLNAREIVVMLPLLLFIVWIGVYPKPFLSKMEKSVGLVVTKVQTEPAMGRAEKQMLGDPQLVLQETQRAQREDIEKEARQ
- the nuoL gene encoding NADH-quinone oxidoreductase subunit L; this encodes MSQELIVVLLVAPLVGFLINGLLGKWLKGNEKLSGWIGSLAVLISLVCSIIAFTSVYGGAAPFDETLYEWITGESFAFNIGFRVDALTTVMLLVITGVGFLIHVYSIGYMHGDEGYTRYFAYLNLFVFAMLILVLGNNYLMMFVGWEGVGLCSYLLIGFWYDKQSATDAGKKAFIVNRIGDFGFLLGMFTLFAAFGTLDFGAMFEAAEADNFQKVFGASTLAIATLLLFVGAVGKSAQIPLYVWLPDAMEGPTPVSALIHAATMVTAGVYMIARSAVLYDIAHTGEVVAWIGVLTAFLAATIALAQNDIKRILAYSTVSQLGYMFVGVGVGAYASGVFHLVTHAFFKGLMFLTAGSVMHAMANELDMRKMGGLKAKMPITHWTFLIGALAIAGFPFLSGFWSKDEILHSAWSSSPIIYVIGLVTAFLTAFYMFRLIFVTFYGDSRVESEVESHLHESPPVMWLPLAILAIPSALIGLLLGWGGHESWFHHFTKSVFPEAHHDASGNVILFMVISSVVGLAGIAFAWTRYSKRVPSDEPTNALHKFVANKYYVDEVYNSLIVQPIKNASHYLLWRIVDNGVIDGIVNGVAVIIRVIGGTLRRLQTGLVQAYIVSMVLGIVLFLAYYLFFA
- a CDS encoding DUF5069 domain-containing protein, with amino-acid sequence MEKSAFRPRDIINKEVAGICGVGRLTDKARASHAGEIGNYKYGAESTQDTGILSFLGISAEAFQEAAVCIDNDVKLGAWILDNSKKSSEEISAFNRKMKIWWQNNMPSDDFSKRRRKLAEKDEDRWLFWFFPSAWLWKRFFK